One genomic window of Arthrobacter sp. KBS0703 includes the following:
- a CDS encoding ParA family protein, producing MQVVSISSLKGGVGKTSVTTGLASAALAAGIPTLVVDLDPHADASTALGVQPNDKLDIGRMLRNPRKARLPENVVPSGWIGRAESNGSGPAVLDVAVGSAYTGIYDRPDLGKRDLRRLSAVLAGADKYELVLVDCPPSLNGLTRMAWSASNKVALVAEPGLFSVAGTERTMRAIQLFRQEFAPNLSPAGIVANRVRTGSSEHAFRLAEMKSMFGELLLTPHIPEQANWQQIQGAAHSVHHWPGESAKSAAGLYDTLLGNLMSLNKVSRSRSHR from the coding sequence GTGCAAGTAGTCAGCATCAGCAGCCTCAAAGGCGGTGTCGGCAAGACATCGGTCACAACCGGATTGGCGTCTGCGGCGCTGGCCGCAGGCATTCCCACGCTCGTGGTGGACCTCGATCCGCATGCCGACGCCAGCACTGCCCTGGGAGTGCAGCCCAACGACAAGCTGGACATCGGAAGGATGCTCCGGAACCCGCGCAAGGCCCGGCTTCCTGAGAATGTGGTCCCCAGCGGCTGGATCGGGCGCGCGGAAAGCAACGGCTCCGGCCCGGCCGTGCTGGACGTGGCCGTCGGGTCTGCCTACACCGGAATCTACGACCGCCCCGATCTCGGCAAAAGGGACCTGCGCAGGCTTTCCGCGGTCCTGGCCGGCGCGGACAAGTATGAGCTCGTCCTGGTGGACTGCCCGCCGTCGCTGAACGGGCTGACGCGCATGGCGTGGTCGGCCAGCAACAAGGTGGCCCTGGTGGCCGAACCGGGACTGTTCTCGGTGGCCGGCACGGAGCGGACCATGCGCGCCATCCAGCTGTTCCGGCAGGAGTTCGCCCCCAATCTTTCCCCGGCGGGCATCGTGGCCAACCGCGTCCGGACCGGATCCTCGGAGCATGCGTTCCGGCTCGCCGAAATGAAGTCCATGTTCGGCGAGCTCCTACTGACGCCGCACATCCCGGAACAGGCCAACTGGCAGCAGATCCAGGGGGCCGCACACTCCGTGCACCATTGGCCCGGCGAATCCGCCAAGTCCGCGGCAGGCCTCTACGACACGTTGCTCGGCAACCTGATGTCACTGAACAAGGTCAGCAGGAGCCGCAGCCACCGTTAA
- a CDS encoding 1-acyl-sn-glycerol-3-phosphate acyltransferase, whose protein sequence is MGWSRPVGWLLDHVIYRTSVTGRDNVPADGPVIFAGNHISFLDGPVMFGASPRPMHILVKQEMFKGFLGRVLRASGQLPVDRSGDRSALQLGKAVLDAGRCVGILPEGTRGSGKASGISNGVAWLALNSAAAVVPVAILGTRKGGEHLDTVPRPGRRLHVSFGEPLRIGRKPNETGRASMDRAGMEIRAALAKHVQDTIYLSGQPLPDAEFPQERPNAVAGSPADHH, encoded by the coding sequence ATGGGATGGAGCCGGCCCGTGGGCTGGCTGCTGGACCACGTCATCTACCGGACCTCCGTCACGGGCCGCGACAACGTGCCGGCCGACGGCCCGGTGATCTTTGCGGGCAACCACATCAGCTTCCTGGACGGCCCGGTCATGTTCGGCGCATCCCCGCGCCCCATGCACATCCTCGTCAAACAGGAGATGTTCAAGGGCTTCCTGGGGCGCGTGCTGAGGGCCTCCGGCCAGCTTCCGGTGGACCGCTCCGGGGACCGGTCTGCCCTCCAGCTCGGCAAGGCGGTGCTCGACGCCGGCCGTTGCGTCGGGATTCTTCCCGAAGGCACGCGGGGCAGCGGCAAGGCATCCGGAATCAGTAACGGAGTGGCATGGCTCGCCTTGAACTCCGCGGCAGCGGTGGTCCCGGTGGCCATCCTCGGCACGCGGAAGGGCGGCGAACACCTGGACACGGTTCCCAGGCCGGGCCGGAGGCTGCACGTGAGCTTCGGTGAGCCCCTCCGCATTGGCCGAAAACCCAACGAAACCGGGCGTGCTTCAATGGACAGGGCGGGAATGGAAATCCGCGCTGCGCTGGCGAAACATGTCCAGGACACCATTTACCTGAGCGGGCAGCCATTGCCCGACGCGGAATTCCCGCAAGAACGTCCCAACGCAGTAGCCGGGTCGCCGGCAGATCACCACTAA
- a CDS encoding Fpg/Nei family DNA glycosylase, whose product MPELPEVAGLTSFLNGRLRGAVLEKLQVLSVAVLKTADPPYTALVGRTVTGVERFGKFISIDADGLHLVFHLARAGWVRYTESPSAAPLRPGKGPIAARVGFAGADGQHVGIDLTEAGTKKSLAVYVVRDPRDVPGVAGLGPDPLDPGFGPGEFADILASHSQQIKGVLRSQGVMAGIGNAYSDEILHAARISPFAIASSLDRDSVRILYDAVHSVLGAAVKEAVGKAPGDLKDTKRGAMRVHGRTGLPCPVCGDTVREVSFSDTALQYCPTCQTKGKILADRRTSRFLK is encoded by the coding sequence ATGCCAGAACTACCGGAAGTGGCCGGTCTGACGTCTTTCCTGAACGGGCGTCTGCGGGGCGCCGTGCTGGAGAAGCTCCAGGTGCTGTCCGTGGCCGTGCTTAAGACAGCGGACCCGCCCTACACGGCCCTGGTGGGCCGCACCGTCACCGGCGTGGAACGCTTCGGAAAATTCATCAGCATCGACGCCGACGGCCTGCACCTCGTGTTTCACCTCGCCAGGGCGGGGTGGGTCCGATACACGGAATCTCCCTCGGCCGCTCCCCTCCGTCCGGGAAAGGGCCCCATCGCCGCCCGGGTCGGGTTCGCCGGAGCGGACGGCCAGCATGTCGGCATCGACCTGACTGAAGCCGGGACCAAGAAGAGCCTGGCGGTCTATGTGGTGCGTGATCCCCGTGATGTCCCGGGCGTTGCCGGGCTGGGACCGGATCCGCTGGACCCCGGATTCGGCCCCGGGGAGTTCGCCGATATTCTCGCGTCACATTCGCAGCAGATCAAGGGCGTGCTACGGAGCCAGGGCGTCATGGCCGGCATCGGGAACGCCTACAGCGACGAAATCCTGCACGCGGCAAGAATCTCGCCGTTTGCCATCGCCAGTTCCCTCGACCGGGACAGCGTGCGGATTCTGTACGACGCCGTCCACAGTGTCCTGGGGGCAGCGGTGAAGGAGGCAGTGGGCAAGGCGCCCGGCGACCTGAAGGACACGAAGCGGGGCGCCATGAGGGTCCACGGCCGCACCGGCCTGCCGTGCCCGGTGTGCGGCGATACCGTGCGTGAAGTGTCCTTCTCCGACACCGCGCTTCAGTACTGCCCGACGTGCCAGACCAAGGGGAAGATCCTGGCCGACCGCAGGACGTCCCGCTTCCTCAAATAG
- a CDS encoding bifunctional nuclease family protein yields MIEVEIVGVRIELPSNQPLVLLREIHGERHVPIWIGTPEASAIALAQQGVVPPRPMTHDLLVDVVETLGHAVVSVNIVAVEDNIFYGQLQFDNGATVSSRASDALAIALRAKCRIWCADSVMDEAGVRITEHDDGEDTEPGPTVDEERELRRFREFLDDVEPEDFDG; encoded by the coding sequence ATGATCGAAGTAGAGATTGTGGGCGTACGGATCGAGTTGCCCTCCAACCAGCCGCTGGTTCTGCTTCGGGAGATCCACGGTGAACGGCACGTACCGATCTGGATCGGTACGCCGGAAGCAAGCGCGATCGCCTTGGCACAACAAGGTGTCGTGCCGCCGCGGCCCATGACCCACGACCTCCTTGTCGACGTCGTGGAAACCCTGGGGCATGCCGTGGTCAGCGTGAACATCGTGGCAGTGGAAGACAACATCTTCTACGGCCAGCTCCAGTTCGACAACGGCGCCACGGTCAGTTCCCGGGCCTCGGACGCCCTGGCCATCGCCCTGCGGGCAAAATGCCGCATCTGGTGCGCCGACTCCGTGATGGACGAGGCCGGCGTGAGGATCACCGAACACGACGACGGCGAGGACACCGAGCCCGGCCCCACTGTGGACGAAGAGCGTGAGCTGCGCAGGTTCCGGGAGTTCCTGGATGACGTGGAGCCAGAGGACTTCGACGGCTGA
- a CDS encoding pyruvate carboxylase: protein MFSKILVANRGEIAIRAFRAGYELGAKTVAVFPNEDRNSIHRQKADEAYLIGEEGHPVRAYLDVDEVVRVAKESGADAIYPGYGFLSENPDLARAAKAAGITFVGPPAEVLELAGNKVAALEAARKAGVPVLKSSQPSKDLDELIAAADEIGFPIFAKAVAGGGGRGMRRVDTREALPEALQSAMREADAAFGDPTMFLEQAVLRPRHIEVQILADAEGNVMHLFERDCSIQRRHQKVIEIAPAPNLDEGIRQALYRDAVKFAKALNYVNAGTVEFLVDTVGERAGQHVFIEMNPRIQVEHTVTEEVTDVDLVQAQMRIASGETLADLGLSQDTVFLKGAALQCRITTEDPANGFRPDVGKITGYRSAGGAGVRLDGGTVYSGAEISPHFDSMLVKLTCRGRDYPAAVARARRALAEFRIRGVSTNISFLQAVLDDADFISGNVATSFIDERPELLKARVSADRGTKLLTWLAEVTVNKPNGELTVHSDPAAKLPAVAGRTPQPGSRQRLQELGPEGFARALREQSAVAVTDTTFRDAHQSLLATRVRTRDLVAAGPAVSSLLPGLLSVEAWGGATYDVALRFLGEDPWDRLAALRKALPNICLQMLLRGRNTVGYTPYPEEVTEAFVNEAAATGIDIFRIFDALNDVNQMAPAIRAVRATGTAVAEVALCYTADMLDPDENLYTLDYYLELAQKIVDAGAHILAIKDMAGLLRPAAAAKLVTALRERFDLPVHLHTHDTAGGQLATLLAAVDAGVDAVDVASASLAGTTSQPSASALVAALAHTERDTGLSLANVSSLEPYWEAVRRVYAPFESGLPGPTGRVYQHEIPGGQLSNLRQQAMALGLGERFEAIEDMYTAADRILGRLVKVTPSSKVVGDLALHLVGLNADPADFNENPQNYDIPDSVIGFLSGELGDPPGGWPEPFRTKALQGRSIKVRDAELSAEDSAALQGDSKTRQQTLNRLLFAGPTKDYLKSVETYGNVSVLDTRDYLYGLQRGEEHVIQLEKGVRLIASLEAVSEPDEKGMRSVMCTLNGQSRPVLVRDKSVVSNVKAAEKADPAQQGQVAAPFAGAVTVTVKAGDTVKAGDTVATIEAMKMEASITTPVGGKVARLAISAVEQVQGGDLLLVVE from the coding sequence ATGTTTTCCAAGATTCTGGTGGCCAACCGCGGCGAAATCGCTATCCGCGCTTTCCGCGCGGGCTACGAGCTCGGCGCAAAAACCGTCGCTGTGTTCCCCAACGAGGACCGTAACTCGATCCACCGCCAGAAGGCCGACGAGGCGTATCTGATCGGTGAAGAGGGCCACCCCGTCCGCGCCTACCTTGACGTTGACGAAGTGGTGCGCGTGGCCAAGGAGTCCGGGGCCGACGCCATATACCCCGGCTACGGCTTCCTGTCCGAAAACCCGGACCTCGCCCGCGCCGCGAAAGCAGCCGGCATCACCTTCGTCGGGCCGCCTGCCGAGGTCCTCGAGCTCGCCGGCAACAAGGTCGCAGCCCTGGAGGCCGCGCGCAAGGCCGGCGTCCCGGTGCTGAAGTCCAGCCAGCCGTCAAAGGACCTCGATGAACTGATCGCGGCCGCGGACGAGATCGGCTTCCCGATCTTCGCCAAGGCCGTGGCGGGCGGCGGCGGCCGCGGCATGCGCCGGGTGGACACCCGGGAGGCCCTGCCCGAGGCCCTGCAGTCAGCCATGCGCGAGGCCGACGCCGCATTCGGTGATCCCACGATGTTCCTTGAGCAGGCGGTGTTGCGCCCGCGCCACATCGAAGTGCAGATCCTGGCGGATGCCGAGGGCAACGTCATGCACCTCTTCGAGCGCGACTGCTCCATCCAGCGGCGCCACCAGAAGGTGATCGAGATCGCTCCGGCCCCCAACCTGGACGAAGGCATCCGGCAGGCGCTGTACCGCGACGCCGTCAAGTTCGCCAAGGCCCTCAACTACGTCAACGCCGGAACGGTCGAGTTCCTCGTGGACACCGTGGGGGAGCGTGCCGGGCAGCACGTGTTCATCGAAATGAACCCGCGCATCCAGGTGGAGCACACCGTCACGGAAGAAGTCACCGACGTCGACCTCGTCCAGGCGCAGATGCGCATCGCCTCCGGCGAAACCCTGGCCGATCTTGGCCTCTCCCAGGACACGGTCTTCCTCAAGGGCGCGGCGCTGCAGTGCCGCATCACCACCGAGGACCCTGCCAACGGCTTCCGCCCCGACGTCGGAAAGATCACCGGCTACCGCTCTGCCGGCGGTGCCGGCGTCAGGCTCGACGGCGGTACGGTCTACTCGGGCGCCGAAATCAGCCCGCACTTTGACTCCATGCTCGTGAAGCTCACGTGCCGCGGCCGGGACTACCCCGCAGCCGTGGCCAGGGCACGCCGTGCCCTGGCTGAGTTCCGTATCCGCGGCGTGTCCACCAACATCTCGTTCCTGCAGGCCGTGCTGGACGATGCCGACTTCATCTCCGGCAACGTGGCGACGTCGTTCATCGACGAGCGTCCCGAGCTGCTGAAGGCCCGCGTTTCCGCCGACCGTGGCACCAAGCTGCTGACGTGGCTCGCCGAAGTCACGGTTAACAAGCCCAACGGCGAGCTCACCGTGCACTCCGATCCGGCCGCCAAGCTCCCCGCCGTGGCGGGCCGCACGCCGCAGCCCGGCTCACGCCAGCGGCTGCAGGAGCTCGGTCCGGAAGGGTTCGCCCGCGCCCTGCGCGAGCAGTCAGCTGTTGCGGTCACCGATACCACCTTCCGCGACGCCCACCAGTCGCTGCTGGCCACCCGCGTCCGCACCAGGGATCTGGTTGCCGCCGGACCCGCCGTGTCCTCGCTGCTGCCCGGGCTGCTCTCCGTTGAGGCCTGGGGTGGCGCGACTTACGACGTCGCCCTGCGCTTCCTGGGCGAGGATCCCTGGGACCGCCTCGCGGCACTCCGGAAGGCGCTGCCGAACATCTGCCTGCAGATGCTGCTCCGCGGCCGGAACACCGTGGGCTACACGCCGTACCCGGAAGAGGTCACCGAGGCGTTCGTGAACGAGGCTGCCGCCACCGGCATCGACATCTTCCGGATCTTCGACGCCCTCAACGACGTCAACCAGATGGCACCTGCCATCCGTGCTGTCCGCGCCACCGGAACGGCCGTCGCCGAAGTCGCACTGTGCTACACGGCCGACATGCTGGACCCGGACGAGAACCTCTACACCCTGGACTACTACCTGGAGCTGGCGCAGAAGATCGTCGACGCCGGCGCCCACATCCTCGCGATCAAGGACATGGCCGGACTCCTCCGGCCCGCCGCCGCCGCGAAGCTCGTCACGGCGCTGCGGGAACGGTTCGACCTCCCCGTCCACCTGCACACCCACGACACCGCCGGCGGACAGCTTGCCACCTTGCTCGCCGCGGTTGATGCGGGTGTGGACGCCGTGGACGTTGCCTCCGCGTCACTGGCCGGGACCACCAGCCAGCCGTCGGCCTCCGCGCTGGTCGCGGCACTGGCCCACACCGAGCGGGACACCGGGCTGAGCCTGGCCAACGTCAGTTCGCTGGAACCCTACTGGGAAGCGGTGCGCCGGGTCTACGCTCCGTTCGAGTCCGGACTTCCGGGCCCCACCGGCCGCGTCTACCAGCACGAAATCCCGGGCGGGCAGCTCTCGAACCTCCGGCAGCAGGCCATGGCCCTGGGCCTGGGCGAGCGCTTCGAGGCGATCGAGGACATGTACACCGCGGCGGACCGCATCCTGGGCCGCCTCGTGAAGGTGACGCCGTCCTCCAAGGTGGTGGGCGACCTCGCCCTGCACCTCGTCGGCCTCAACGCCGACCCGGCCGACTTCAACGAGAACCCGCAGAACTACGACATCCCGGACTCGGTCATCGGCTTCCTGTCCGGCGAACTCGGAGATCCTCCCGGTGGCTGGCCGGAGCCGTTCCGCACGAAGGCCCTGCAGGGCAGGAGCATTAAGGTCCGCGATGCCGAGCTTAGCGCCGAAGACAGCGCAGCGCTCCAGGGCGATTCGAAGACCCGGCAGCAGACCCTGAACCGGCTGCTGTTCGCCGGTCCCACCAAGGACTACCTGAAGAGCGTGGAGACGTACGGCAACGTCTCCGTGCTGGACACGCGCGACTACCTTTATGGCCTGCAGCGCGGCGAGGAGCACGTCATCCAGCTGGAGAAGGGCGTCCGTCTCATCGCCTCGCTGGAAGCCGTCTCGGAACCGGACGAGAAGGGCATGCGCTCGGTCATGTGCACCCTCAACGGCCAGTCCCGGCCGGTCCTGGTGCGCGACAAGTCCGTGGTCAGCAACGTTAAAGCCGCGGAGAAGGCCGACCCCGCCCAGCAGGGCCAGGTCGCCGCCCCGTTCGCTGGAGCCGTGACGGTCACCGTCAAGGCGGGCGACACTGTCAAGGCAGGCGACACCGTTGCCACTATTGAGGCCATGAAGATGGAAGCATCCATCACGACGCCGGTGGGCGGCAAAGTGGCGCGACTGGCCATTTCCGCCGTGGAACAGGTACAGGGCGGGGACCTGCTGCTCGTGGTTGAGTAG
- a CDS encoding MerR family transcriptional regulator: MSPKGEAGELKQPSTAGVAVPASGAQGLLFTEDLPVLDEDAGYRGPTACKAAGITYRQLDYWARTGLVEPAVRGAAGSGSQRLYGFRDILVLKVVKRLLDTGVSLQQIRSAVEHLRERGVEDLAQITLMSDGASVYECTSADEVIDLVQGGQGVFGIAVGRVWREVEGSLASLPSEHAGEQTFPDDELSKRRAARKIG; the protein is encoded by the coding sequence GTGAGTCCGAAAGGCGAAGCAGGCGAGCTGAAGCAGCCCTCCACGGCCGGCGTAGCTGTGCCCGCGAGCGGCGCTCAGGGCCTTCTCTTCACTGAGGACCTCCCCGTCCTTGACGAGGACGCGGGCTACCGTGGCCCCACGGCCTGCAAGGCGGCAGGCATCACCTACCGGCAGCTTGACTACTGGGCCCGCACCGGACTGGTCGAACCCGCCGTGCGCGGCGCCGCCGGCTCGGGTTCGCAGCGGCTCTACGGCTTCCGAGACATCCTCGTGCTGAAGGTGGTCAAGCGGCTCCTGGACACCGGCGTCTCACTTCAGCAGATCCGCTCCGCGGTGGAACACCTGCGCGAGCGCGGGGTGGAGGACCTGGCCCAGATCACTCTCATGAGCGACGGCGCGAGCGTCTACGAATGCACCTCCGCAGACGAGGTCATCGACCTCGTCCAGGGCGGTCAGGGCGTCTTTGGCATTGCCGTGGGCCGCGTGTGGCGCGAAGTGGAAGGCAGCCTGGCGTCCCTGCCCAGTGAGCACGCAGGCGAGCAGACGTTTCCCGACGACGAACTGAGCAAGCGCCGTGCAGCCCGGAAGATCGGCTAA
- a CDS encoding FHA domain-containing protein, with the protein MVGGEQNHTNSDYGTGVGRASETTSINLTPVHDEPTIVPKLSPEERSAVEALPSGSALLVAHSGPNSGARFLLDSDVTTAGRHPDADIFLDDVTVSRRHVEFRRTSRSFEVVDTGSLNGTYVNHDRVDSVELKSGNEVQIGKFRLTFYLSPARAAGRV; encoded by the coding sequence ATGGTTGGCGGCGAACAGAACCACACCAACAGCGATTACGGCACGGGCGTGGGCAGGGCTTCGGAGACAACCTCGATCAACCTCACTCCCGTCCATGATGAGCCCACGATCGTGCCTAAGCTTTCCCCGGAGGAACGCTCCGCGGTCGAGGCGCTGCCCTCCGGCTCCGCGCTGCTCGTGGCCCACAGCGGGCCCAACTCGGGTGCCCGATTCCTGCTTGACTCCGACGTCACCACGGCCGGGCGGCACCCGGACGCCGACATCTTCCTCGACGACGTGACGGTGTCCCGCCGCCATGTCGAGTTCCGGCGCACGTCCCGGAGCTTCGAGGTGGTGGACACCGGCAGCCTGAACGGCACATACGTCAACCACGACCGCGTGGACAGCGTGGAGCTGAAGTCCGGAAACGAAGTCCAGATCGGCAAATTCCGACTCACCTTCTACCTGAGCCCTGCCCGCGCAGCAGGACGCGTCTGA
- a CDS encoding MerR family transcriptional regulator → MAQPERRGPQVLNIGEVLAQLSDDFPSMTASKIRFLEEKGLINPRRTPAGYRQYSDSDVERLRFVLSLQRDQYLPLKVIKDYLDAIDRGERPENLPPGVTVSPRIVSDELAAELQNKARKLSEEQLRAESGASVPLLQSLLSFGLIGHTNGKFDEHALQVARACVQLEGHGLEPRHLRPFQAAAEREFGLVERAVATLTSRKDAASQARAAEAAREISDLCLTLHRALVQDRISRMEI, encoded by the coding sequence ATGGCACAACCGGAGCGCCGGGGACCCCAGGTCCTGAACATCGGGGAAGTGCTCGCTCAGTTGAGCGACGACTTTCCAAGCATGACGGCGTCGAAAATCAGGTTCCTTGAGGAAAAAGGGCTCATTAATCCGCGGCGCACGCCCGCGGGATACCGGCAGTATTCGGACAGCGACGTCGAGCGCCTCCGCTTCGTCCTGTCCCTCCAGCGCGACCAGTACCTGCCGCTGAAGGTGATCAAGGACTACCTTGACGCGATAGACCGCGGGGAACGCCCCGAAAACCTCCCGCCCGGCGTGACGGTGTCCCCGCGGATCGTCTCGGATGAACTCGCCGCCGAGCTGCAGAATAAAGCCCGCAAGCTGAGCGAGGAACAGCTGCGCGCGGAGTCAGGCGCCAGCGTTCCGCTCCTGCAGTCCCTGCTGAGCTTCGGCCTGATCGGCCACACCAACGGCAAGTTCGACGAACACGCCCTGCAGGTGGCCCGTGCATGCGTCCAACTCGAGGGACATGGCCTGGAGCCCCGGCACCTGCGTCCCTTCCAGGCCGCGGCTGAGCGGGAATTCGGCCTGGTGGAACGCGCCGTGGCCACGCTGACGTCGCGCAAGGACGCGGCATCGCAGGCACGGGCCGCTGAGGCGGCCCGCGAAATCAGCGACCTCTGCCTGACACTGCACAGAGCGCTGGTCCAGGACCGTATTTCGCGGATGGAAATCTGA
- the der gene encoding ribosome biogenesis GTPase Der, translating to MSDTTQTSGLSGAGEDEYTPTGTDQVAEHLAALDDDEAELRAASLRAGLDDYELDDEDAALLSGRYDDEDFEGPVKLDPVLAIIGRPNVGKSTLVNRILGRREAVVEDTPGVTRDRVMYSAHWNGRNFTVVDTGGWEHDARGIHARVAEQAEMAVELADAVLFVVDSAVGATATDEGVMKMLRKSKKPVIMVANKVDDFAQEADSATLWGLGFGEPYPVSALHGRGVADLLDHVMDTLPEFSTIEGLERSGGPRRVALIGRPNVGKSSLLNKLAGSERVVVDNTAGTTRDPVDEFIELGGRTWRFVDTAGIRRRQHMAQGADFYASLRTQSALEKAEVAVVLLAVDEVLSEQDVRILQLAIESGRAMVLAFNKWDLLDDERRTYLEREIEQDLAHVAWAPRVNISAKTGWHKDRLVPALDLALENWDKRIPTGRLNAFLGELVAAHPHPVRGGKQPRILFGTQASSRPPKFVLFTTGFLDPGYRRFITRRLRETFGFEGTPIEVNMRVREKRGKKR from the coding sequence ATGAGCGATACGACTCAAACCTCCGGCCTCTCGGGCGCCGGCGAAGACGAATACACGCCCACCGGCACCGACCAGGTGGCTGAGCATCTCGCAGCCCTGGACGATGACGAGGCCGAGCTCCGCGCGGCCTCTCTCCGGGCCGGGCTGGACGACTACGAACTCGACGACGAAGACGCAGCGCTGCTCAGCGGCCGCTACGACGACGAGGACTTTGAAGGGCCGGTCAAGCTCGATCCCGTGCTGGCCATCATCGGCCGCCCGAACGTGGGCAAGTCCACCCTTGTGAACCGCATCCTCGGCCGCCGCGAGGCCGTCGTGGAGGACACCCCGGGCGTGACCCGCGACCGCGTGATGTACTCCGCCCACTGGAACGGCCGTAACTTCACCGTGGTGGACACCGGCGGCTGGGAGCACGATGCCCGCGGCATCCACGCCCGGGTGGCGGAACAGGCCGAAATGGCCGTGGAGCTGGCTGATGCCGTGCTGTTCGTCGTTGACTCCGCCGTGGGCGCGACTGCCACGGACGAAGGCGTCATGAAGATGCTGCGCAAGAGCAAGAAGCCGGTCATCATGGTCGCCAACAAGGTGGATGACTTTGCGCAGGAAGCCGATTCCGCCACGCTCTGGGGCCTGGGATTCGGCGAGCCGTACCCCGTGTCCGCCCTGCACGGCCGCGGCGTCGCCGACCTTCTGGACCATGTCATGGACACGCTGCCGGAATTCTCCACCATCGAGGGCCTGGAACGTTCCGGCGGCCCCCGGCGTGTGGCCCTGATCGGCCGCCCGAACGTGGGCAAGTCGTCGCTCCTGAACAAGCTCGCCGGTTCCGAGCGTGTCGTCGTGGACAACACTGCGGGCACCACGCGCGACCCGGTGGATGAGTTCATCGAACTCGGCGGCCGTACCTGGCGCTTCGTCGACACCGCCGGCATCCGGCGCCGCCAGCACATGGCCCAGGGCGCCGACTTCTACGCCTCCCTGCGGACCCAGAGCGCGCTCGAAAAGGCGGAGGTCGCCGTCGTGCTCCTCGCCGTGGACGAGGTCCTCAGCGAGCAGGATGTCCGCATCCTCCAGCTCGCCATCGAATCCGGACGCGCCATGGTGCTGGCGTTCAACAAGTGGGACCTGCTGGACGACGAACGCCGGACTTACCTGGAACGCGAAATTGAGCAGGACCTGGCCCACGTGGCCTGGGCGCCGCGGGTCAACATCTCGGCCAAGACCGGCTGGCACAAGGACCGCCTCGTGCCCGCGCTGGACCTTGCCCTCGAAAACTGGGACAAGCGCATCCCCACGGGCCGGCTCAACGCCTTCCTGGGCGAGCTCGTGGCCGCCCACCCGCACCCGGTCCGCGGCGGCAAGCAGCCCAGGATCCTCTTCGGCACGCAGGCCTCCAGCCGGCCGCCGAAGTTCGTCCTGTTCACCACAGGCTTCCTGGACCCCGGATACCGCCGGTTCATCACCCGGCGGCTCCGCGAAACGTTCGGTTTCGAAGGCACGCCCATTGAAGTCAACATGCGTGTCCGCGAAAAACGCGGCAAGAAGCGTTAA
- the gcvH gene encoding glycine cleavage system protein GcvH — translation MSNIPSDLSYTAEHEWVSAPNADGVVRVGITDFAQDALGDVVYAQMPEVGTTVKANDVIGEVESTKSVSDIYAPVSGEIVARNESLDTDSALINSDPYGDGWLIEVKLAEADAVDSLLSASEYEQQVG, via the coding sequence ATGAGCAACATTCCCTCTGATCTGTCCTACACCGCCGAACACGAATGGGTGTCCGCTCCGAATGCCGACGGTGTTGTCCGCGTGGGGATCACCGACTTCGCCCAGGACGCGCTCGGGGACGTCGTTTACGCCCAGATGCCGGAAGTCGGCACCACTGTTAAGGCAAACGACGTCATCGGTGAGGTTGAGTCCACCAAGAGCGTCAGCGACATTTACGCCCCGGTCTCGGGCGAAATCGTCGCCCGGAATGAATCGCTGGACACCGATTCGGCCCTGATCAACTCCGATCCCTACGGCGACGGCTGGCTCATCGAGGTCAAGCTCGCCGAAGCCGACGCGGTGGACTCCCTGCTCAGTGCATCGGAGTACGAACAGCAGGTAGGCTAA